The sequence TTGCGCTCGCTGTCGTGTCGCGGGGGGCGCGATGGGCAGGATGGGCGCGCTGGGCGGCGCTGGCCACAAGCGGCGTGCCGGGCGTCGTGTTTCTCTTCTTCGCGGTACGGGCTTCGGTCTGGGGCGGAACGCCGAACAGCGTGCCGGTGCGTGTCCCCGTTCCGTCCGTCTGGCACATGGGGCTCACGATGGCGGCGTGGATCGCGGTCGTCGACGTGTTCACCGTGGCGCACACGTTGGGGGCTCGCATCCGGGCGGTGCTCGCGGAGCCGTACATCGAGGGCGCGGTGGCCGCCGGGGCGACGTCCTGGGGCATCTTCCGCGGCCACGTCTGGCCGCATGTCCTTCCGTACGCGTGCTCGCTCTTCGCGCTCGAAGTGGCGCGGTCCCTGTGGACCATCGGCCAGCTGGGCATCTTCTGGGTGTTCTTCGGCGGCACGGCGATGTTCTTCGATGACCTGACGCACCAGACGTTCGCGGCGAGCCAGTCGGGCGAGTGGGGCGGGCTGCTCGGCCAGGGGGCGCGCTGGATCCGCCTCTACCCGTGGCAGGCGCTGGCGCCGGCGGCCGCGTTCACGTTCGCGATCGCGTCCTTCCAGGCCCTCGGCGCGGGGCTGCAGCGCCACCTGGACCGGCGCGCCGGCCAGGCCTGACGCGCCGCGTTTACATGAACGGCGCCATCCGGCATCCTTAAAGCCATGGGACTCACGTATCTGGCGGCGCTGCTGGGCGGCTTGGCGTTCTTCTTCTCGCCCTGCGTATGGCCGCTGTACCCTGCGTACGTCGGTTGCCTCACGGGACTCGACGCCGCGTCCGTGGCCGGCTGCCGGCGCCACGTGACCCTGCAGGCGCTGGCGTTCATCCTGGGCTTCACGCTCGTGTTCGTGGCCCTGGGGGCGACGGCGAGCTCCGTCGGCCGGCTGCTGTCGGATTACCAGGACCCCCTGCGCAAGGTGGGCGGCCTTGTCGTCATCGCGTTCGGGCTGTCGATGGCCGGTCTGCTTCCTGAGTGGCTCCTCGGCGCGGAGGCGCGGCCGCAGGTGAAGCCGGGCGCGCCCTCCTGGTGGAGTGCGCTGGCGATGGGGGTCGCCTTTGGTTTCGGCTGGACGCCGTGCGTGGGGCCGGTGCTGGCCTCGATCCTCGTCCTCACCAGCACCGTCGCCGACCTGGCCAAGGGCGTGTCGCTCCTCGCCGTGTACTCGCTAGGCTTGGCCGTGCCCTTCCTTCTCCTCGCCGTGTTCCTCGACCGCGTGCACCCGCTCTGGCGGCGGCTGGGCCCCTGGCTCCCGGCCGTGCGGCGGGCGAGCGGCCTCCTCATGGTTCTCCTGGGCTGGCTGATCTTCACCGATTCCTTCTCGGCCGTCTCGCGGTGGCTGTTCTACGCCTTCTGAAAGGGGCGACGCTTCACGGTTCCGCTGCCGTTGCCGGACTTCGTCCCGCTGTGGGGATCCTTCGGCGTCAGCGGGTTTGCGCTGGCCGTGCTCGCCGGGAGCCTGGCCGCGGCGCCGTGGGCGGCGCGCGCCCTGCGGGCGGCGTACGGCGATCGGGTCGACGCCGCATGGGACGCCGTGCTGGCCGGCATCGTCGCCGCGCTGGCCGGCGGCCGCCTCGCGCACCTGCTGGCCTCGGGCAGGCCGGGGGGCGTGCTGGAGCTTCACGCCTGGCTTGGCCTGGGAGCGTCCGACCTCTCCTTTGTGGGAGGTTTGCTTGCGGCCTTCGGCGCGGCGGCGCTGTGGCTGAAGCGCGCCGGCCTGCCGCCCGGAGACGGGCTGGCGCGGCTCGTGCCGCCGTTGTGCCTCGCCATTTCGATCGGCTGGCTGGGCGTGCCGGTCGCCGGCACGTTCACCGCGGTGCCGTGGGGACTGCCGTGGGCGCCCGGCGTGCGCGCGCATCCGGTGCCGCTCTACGGCGCGCTGGGCTTCGCCGCGCTGTGCCTGTTCTTCGCCTGGAGGCAGCGGGCGCGCGGGCGGAATGAAGGACCGGGACAGGATGTGGCCGCGTTTCTGTTCCTCGCTTCGGCGCTGCGCCTGGTCCTCGGCTTCTATGCCCAGGATGCGCTCGTCGCCCGCCTGAGCCTCACGCAGTGGGGCGACGCCGCGCTCGCAGCCGGGGCGTTCGCCTGGGCCGCCGGCCTCCGGGGCGCCCGGAACGCGGCGCCGTTCGAGCGGCCGGTCGCGGCCGCCGGCGTGGCGCTTCTCCTCTTCGCGGCGCTGCTGGCGTTCGGCCCGCCGCCGTCTTCGCCCGGCGCCACCGGGCCGCACGTGGGCCTGCGCGCGCCGGAGTTCTCGCTGCCGGCGCTGGACGGCGGGGAGGTTCGCCTTCGTGATCTCCGCGGGCAGCCGGTCGTGCTGAACTTCTGGGCGTCCTGGTGCCCGCCCTGCCGGGCCGAGATGCCGGAACTCGCCCGGTTCCAGGCGTGGCTGGGCGGCCGGGGCCGCATTCTCGGCATCGACGTGCGCGAGTCGCCGGCCGTCGTCCGGTCATTCACCGGGGAGCACGGGTACCGGTGGACCTTCCTGCTTGACACGACGGGCAGCGTGGCACGGGCGTACCGCGTGCACGACTTCCCGACCACCGTGTTCGTCGACGCCCAGGGCGTCATCCGCGCGATCCACCGCGGCCCCCTGACGCTTTCCGGGTTCCAATCGTATTTCGATCAGACGGCGGCGCCCCGCCGCTAACGGTGCGACGACGTCACAGGCGCAGGTCGCCGTCCGGTCCGGCCATGACGAGGCGGTCGAGCTCGTCCGGCAGCTGCGCAAGGATCTTGTCCACCTGTCCCTCGGAGACGGCGCCGCGCAGCACGTCCAGCACGGCGCGCGCGTGATAGGCGGCCCGAGGGGGATCGGCGCCCTCGCGCAGGCTCACGCGTTCCACGAACTCGTCGACGCCGAACCGCTCGCCGTGCTCCGCCGTCTCCAGGTACTCGCCGATCTCCCGCGGCAACTGGGCGGCCAGATTCCGCGCGGCGCCTTCGGTCAACCGTTCGCCCAGCGTCTGCAGGGTCGCCCGCACGGCCGCCTCCGCCTCGCCGCGCGAGGCCAGGCGCGCCTTGTGCTGCACTTCGCCGATGAACTTGTCGTGGTTCATGGGTTCCCTCCGTGGTCGGACTCGCTGCGCACTAGTATGGCGAGCGGCGCGAGGCCCGATTCCCCGCGTGAGCGTGTGCGTGCGATACCCTGTGAGGGTATAATGGCGATGAAGGGAAGTGACGGTGGATGTCCGAGTCGGCCACCGGCTCCGCCCGGACCGGCGCGAACGCGGCCGGCAGCGTCGCGGCCGGCGTCGCGGACGGCGCCGCGACGGCACGGGCGTGCCTCGCCATCGAGGGGATGACGTGCGCCGCGTGCGTGAACCGCGTCGAGCGCACCCTGAAGCGCCTGCCGGGCGTCGTGGACGCGTCGGTGAACCTGGCGACGAACACGGCGAGCGTGGAGTACCTGCCCGGCGCGGTGTCGCCGCTGGACATGGCGCGCGCCGTCAGTGCCATCGGGTACGAGGCCGCTCCGGTCGTGGAAGCCGGCGGCGACGCGGATCAAGGCGCCCGCCGGCGGGAGACCCAGCGGTGGCGGGCCCGATTTCTCGCGTCCGCGGCGCTGTCGCTGCCGCTCGCCGTCGCCATGATCGGCCACAGCGCCGGCGTCGACGGCGCGTGGCTCCACGCGCTCTCGAACGGGTGGCTGCAACTGGCCCTGGCCACGCCGGTCCAGTTCGGCGCCGGCTGGCTGTTCTACCGGGACGCCTACTTCAACCTGCGGAACCGCAACGCGAACATGTCCGTGCTCGTCGCACTCGGGACCTCCGCGGCCTACCTGTACAGCGCCACGGCGGTCCTGGCCGGTCCGCGGGCGGGCCTGCGGGGTCTGTACTTCGAGACGAGCGCCATCCTCATCACGCTCGTCCTCCTCGGCAAGTGGCTGGAGGCCATGGCGAAGGGCCGCACGTCCGAGGCGATCCGCCAGCTCATGCGCCTGCGCCCGAAGACCGCGCGCGTGCAGCGGGACGGCGCGGAACGGGACGTGCCCGTCGACGAGGTCGCGGTGGGCGATGTCGTCGTCGTGCGCCCCGGGGAACGCGTGCCCGTGGACGGCGTCGTGATCGACGGCGCGTCCGCCGTGGACGAGTCGATGATGACGGGCGAAAGCGTACCCGTGACGAAGCAGGCGGGCGACGAGGTGATCGGCGGCACGGTGAACGGCACGGGGACGCTGCGCGTCCGGGCCGCTCGCGTGGGCCGCGACACGATGCTGGCGCAGATCGTCCGCCTGGTCGAGGAGGCGCAGGCGTCGAAGGCGCCGACGCAGCGATTCGCCGACGCCGCGTCGAACGTGTTCGTGCCGGCCGTGCTGGGCGTGGCCGTGATCACGTTCGCGGCGTGGTTCGTCGTCCAGCGCGACGTGGCCGCCGCGCTGCTTCCGGCGGTGGCGGTGCTCGTCATCGCCTGCCCGTGCGCGCTGGGCCTGGCGACGCCCACGGCGGTGATGGTCGCCACCGGGCGCGGCGCGGAGAAGGGGATCCTTTTCAAAGGCGGCGAGTCGCTTGAGGTGGCGGGCCGGCTGGACACGGTCGTGCTCGACAAGACCGGCACGGTCACCGAGGGACGGCCGCGGTTGACGGACGTCGCCGTGCCGGCCGCCTGGACGGAGGGCGAATCCGCCGCGCTTGCGCTCGTGGCGGCCGCCGAGCGCCGTTCCGAGCACCCGCTCGCGCAGGCGATCGTCGAGGGCGCGGCGGCGCGCGGAGCGCCCGGGCCGGAGCCGGAACGGTTCGAAGCCCTGCCGGGGCGAGGGGTGCGCGCCGTGGTGGGCGGGCGCGACGTGCTCGTCGGCAGCCGCCGGCTGCTCGAGGAACGGCGCGTCGACGTGTCGCCGTTGGAGGATCGCGCAGGTCGCTGGGAAGACGACGGGAAGACCGTCGTGTGGGCCGCGGTGGACGGCCGCCTGGCGGCCGCGCTCGCCGTCGCGGACGCCGTCAAGCCGGACGCGGCCGAGGCCGTCCGGGCGCTCGGCGAGATGGGCGTCCAGGTGTGGATGATCACCGGCGACAACCGCCGTGCGGCGGAGGCCGTCGCGCGGGAGATCGGCATTCCGGCCGAGCGCGTGCTCGCCGGGGTTCTGCCGGCGGGCAAGGCGGACGCCGTCCGCCGCCTCCGCGCGGAGGGGTGCGTCGTCGGGATGGTCGGCGACGGCATCAACGACGCGCCGGCGCTGGCCGCGGCGGATGTCGGCTTCGCGATCGGAACGGGCACGGACGTCGCCATGGAGGCCGCCGACGTCACGCTCGTCCGCGGCGACCTGCGCAGCGTCGTCGCGGCGATCGAGTTAAGCCGCGCCACGCTCCGGAAGATCCGCCAGAACCTGTTCTGGGCGCTCGTCTACAACGTGCTCGGCATCCCGATCGCGGCGGCCGGGCTGCTGAGCCCCGTGCTGGCCGGAGCCGCCATGGCGCTGAGCTCCGTCTCCGTCACGACGAACTCGACGCTGCTCCGGCGCTTCGACCCGCTCGGGCGGTTCCGCGCGGCGTGAGGCGACGGAGCGCCGCACGCCGCGGGGACGCCAGACCATCAGCGTCGCCGGCTTCCACATCCGGCCACGCAAGGAGGGATCCGCATGCACGCGCCATCCGAAACGCAGGACGAGCCGCCGTCGACCCACGCGCACGGCGCCCGGACGCAGGACGCGCACGGGGCTGGCCATGGCCTCGCGTCGAAGTACCGACGGGATCCTGACGCGCTCCTGACGCGCCTGCGGCGCATCGAGGGGCAGGTGCGCGGCCTCCAGCGCATGGTCGAGGAGGACCGCTACTGCGTGGACATCCTCGTCCAGCTGGCGGCCGTCCGCGCCGCGCTCGACGAGGTCGGGCTCGCGCTGCTGGCCGACCACACCCGTGGCTGCGTCGCGGACGCCTTGCGCAGCGGCGACGGCGAGGCGGCCATCGAGGAACTCCTCGGCGCCGTGCGACGCTTCGTCCGCTGACCGGAAGGGAGGTGAAGCGATGACGACGGAGACCTTCAAGGTGATCGGCATGTCGTGCAGCCATTGCCAGTCGGCGGTGAAGCAGGCGCTCGAAGCCGTTCCTGGTGTCGAGTCGGCGGACGTGGACCTGCAGGCGGGCGAGGCGAAGGTCACGTACGACCCGGCCAGGGCGACGAAGGACGCGTTGAAAGCGGCCGTGGAGGAGGCAGGGTACGAGCTGGCCGTCTGAGGGGACGTCGTCCCCTTCACTCCGGCAGGCCCAGCATGCCCCGCGCGCGGAGCACGGCCTGCACGCGGTCACGCACCTGAAGCCGGGCGTAGATCTCGCTGACGACGTTCTTGACGGTGCCCTCTGAGAGGAAGAGGCGCTCGGCGATCTCCCGGTTCGACAGCCCCTGGGCCAAAAGTTCCAGCACCTCGCGCTGGCGCGGCGTGAGCGGCTCGGGCCGGGGCTCGTCGCCACCCTGATGGGAAGACGCCGGCGCGCCGGGAGAGAGCAGGCCCCGTGCCAGGTCGCCGGGGATCAGGGTTCCGCCGGCCACCACGAGGCGGATGGCGTTCGCCAGGTCCTCGGGCGCCACGTCCTTGAGCAGGTAGGCGGCTGCGCCCGCGGCGAGGCATTCGCGGACCAAGCGGTCGTCGTCGTAGGTGGTGAGCATCAAGACCGGCAAGCCGGGCTCGACCTGCCGGATCGCCCTCACGCACGCGATGCCGTCCATACCCGGCATGCGCACGTCGAGGAGCGCCACGTCGAACCGGTTCCGGCAGACGGC comes from Clostridia bacterium and encodes:
- a CDS encoding ABC transporter permease subunit; translation: MRGRGNAWLWAGVVGVLVLLAVAVLGPHVAPYGPGERDFLHVDRAHGAIRMAVPPFPPSGRHLLGTDKWGFDIFSLLLQGARWTLALAAVSALLRVACGLALAVVSRGARWAGWARWAALATSGVPGVVFLFFAVRASVWGGTPNSVPVRVPVPSVWHMGLTMAAWIAVVDVFTVAHTLGARIRAVLAEPYIEGAVAAGATSWGIFRGHVWPHVLPYACSLFALEVARSLWTIGQLGIFWVFFGGTAMFFDDLTHQTFAASQSGEWGGLLGQGARWIRLYPWQALAPAAAFTFAIASFQALGAGLQRHLDRRAGQA
- a CDS encoding sulfite exporter TauE/SafE family protein; the encoded protein is MGLTYLAALLGGLAFFFSPCVWPLYPAYVGCLTGLDAASVAGCRRHVTLQALAFILGFTLVFVALGATASSVGRLLSDYQDPLRKVGGLVVIAFGLSMAGLLPEWLLGAEARPQVKPGAPSWWSALAMGVAFGFGWTPCVGPVLASILVLTSTVADLAKGVSLLAVYSLGLAVPFLLLAVFLDRVHPLWRRLGPWLPAVRRASGLLMVLLGWLIFTDSFSAVSRWLFYAF
- a CDS encoding TlpA family protein disulfide reductase produces the protein MPDFVPLWGSFGVSGFALAVLAGSLAAAPWAARALRAAYGDRVDAAWDAVLAGIVAALAGGRLAHLLASGRPGGVLELHAWLGLGASDLSFVGGLLAAFGAAALWLKRAGLPPGDGLARLVPPLCLAISIGWLGVPVAGTFTAVPWGLPWAPGVRAHPVPLYGALGFAALCLFFAWRQRARGRNEGPGQDVAAFLFLASALRLVLGFYAQDALVARLSLTQWGDAALAAGAFAWAAGLRGARNAAPFERPVAAAGVALLLFAALLAFGPPPSSPGATGPHVGLRAPEFSLPALDGGEVRLRDLRGQPVVLNFWASWCPPCRAEMPELARFQAWLGGRGRILGIDVRESPAVVRSFTGEHGYRWTFLLDTTGSVARAYRVHDFPTTVFVDAQGVIRAIHRGPLTLSGFQSYFDQTAAPRR
- a CDS encoding DUF2267 domain-containing protein → MNHDKFIGEVQHKARLASRGEAEAAVRATLQTLGERLTEGAARNLAAQLPREIGEYLETAEHGERFGVDEFVERVSLREGADPPRAAYHARAVLDVLRGAVSEGQVDKILAQLPDELDRLVMAGPDGDLRL
- a CDS encoding copper-translocating P-type ATPase, whose translation is MSESATGSARTGANAAGSVAAGVADGAATARACLAIEGMTCAACVNRVERTLKRLPGVVDASVNLATNTASVEYLPGAVSPLDMARAVSAIGYEAAPVVEAGGDADQGARRRETQRWRARFLASAALSLPLAVAMIGHSAGVDGAWLHALSNGWLQLALATPVQFGAGWLFYRDAYFNLRNRNANMSVLVALGTSAAYLYSATAVLAGPRAGLRGLYFETSAILITLVLLGKWLEAMAKGRTSEAIRQLMRLRPKTARVQRDGAERDVPVDEVAVGDVVVVRPGERVPVDGVVIDGASAVDESMMTGESVPVTKQAGDEVIGGTVNGTGTLRVRAARVGRDTMLAQIVRLVEEAQASKAPTQRFADAASNVFVPAVLGVAVITFAAWFVVQRDVAAALLPAVAVLVIACPCALGLATPTAVMVATGRGAEKGILFKGGESLEVAGRLDTVVLDKTGTVTEGRPRLTDVAVPAAWTEGESAALALVAAAERRSEHPLAQAIVEGAAARGAPGPEPERFEALPGRGVRAVVGGRDVLVGSRRLLEERRVDVSPLEDRAGRWEDDGKTVVWAAVDGRLAAALAVADAVKPDAAEAVRALGEMGVQVWMITGDNRRAAEAVAREIGIPAERVLAGVLPAGKADAVRRLRAEGCVVGMVGDGINDAPALAAADVGFAIGTGTDVAMEAADVTLVRGDLRSVVAAIELSRATLRKIRQNLFWALVYNVLGIPIAAAGLLSPVLAGAAMALSSVSVTTNSTLLRRFDPLGRFRAA
- a CDS encoding metal-sensitive transcriptional regulator — translated: MHAPSETQDEPPSTHAHGARTQDAHGAGHGLASKYRRDPDALLTRLRRIEGQVRGLQRMVEEDRYCVDILVQLAAVRAALDEVGLALLADHTRGCVADALRSGDGEAAIEELLGAVRRFVR
- a CDS encoding heavy-metal-associated domain-containing protein, which produces MTTETFKVIGMSCSHCQSAVKQALEAVPGVESADVDLQAGEAKVTYDPARATKDALKAAVEEAGYELAV
- a CDS encoding response regulator transcription factor; this translates as MIRVLLADDQALVRDGLRLLLELQGGFEVEAVAGGEEAVAAVCRNRFDVALLDVRMPGMDGIACVRAIRQVEPGLPVLMLTTYDDDRLVRECLAAGAAAYLLKDVAPEDLANAIRLVVAGGTLIPGDLARGLLSPGAPASSHQGGDEPRPEPLTPRQREVLELLAQGLSNREIAERLFLSEGTVKNVVSEIYARLQVRDRVQAVLRARGMLGLPE